TATCATCCGAGCATTCTACAAGGTTCAGTACTTCAGTACGTGTGATAACTTACTCTTCTTTACGAAATACTATCGCAGCACTCCCCCTGCAGTAAAAATGGAAGGTAttgaagtgtttgaaaACTGTGAATATGAGTTAGATGACCTGAACCACATCGATTGGCTCGACTCCACGAAGTTTCTAATGAGGGACCGTGATGCTCTTGTAGAGTTTCAACGAAGGGGCCAACTCATCGTCAAAGCGGACTCGGTTATCGACCTTACGTCAGTTGTGGACATTCAACCTGTTGAgctcaagaaaatcaagttggcaCATCGAGTGCTTTTGGGAGTCCTATGGTATAGTAATGCCAGTTTGGTGGATGATGAGTTCATTACCGACTCtgtgtttgaaatcaccacccTCAACGGAAGCAAAATTCGCTTGCAAGCTCCTAACCGATTGGTAAGAGATGAGTGGATCAGGCGGTTGACTGACATAAGAAACTATTGGGACATAAAGAAACAAGACCAGACAGAAAGGTTCATCCAGTTGAGAAAGCGGAACATGCAAGCATTGAAAATCAATGAGTATGTAGATTCCAATATCAACCAAGAGTATAATGTGGTGGCCTTGGAGAGATCACAGGCCGATCCATATCTTCATGCCATTGATAGTCTTgccatttgcaaccatttgaTGATGAGTGGGTACTTATACGAGAAGTACAAAAAAcactccaacttcaaccggttttttgtggttttAAGCTCGGGAAAGCTAATACTATACTCCTTATATAAACGGTCTAAACTTACTGGAGAATGGAAAACTGTTCCTTACTTTCACCATGAACTCACTATCGCACTACCTGACTGCTATGTTTATTCAGGTTTCCAAACCGAGCTGGACTTGGTTCAAAGTCACCAAACCCTTGATTCTTCGCATCCTGGTTATAAAGCCTTACCAAGAATCTATGTGGATGGGTGGAAGTCCCAAGAGGAAGAGTCTGTGAGATGTTTCACTCTATGGTTTGGCAGGAAAAGGAGTTTGCGAACTAAACATGATAAGAGCATCGAGCCTAGGAACCCGAATCTCGTTAAAATCGTATCGAAGTTGGGGATTACAGGTCAAAGTATTGTTCTAATGGCGAGATCTCGACAGGAACGAGAGATGTGGGTGTCAAGAATTGATGCGGAGATTGATCGGTATTCTAGATTATATAATTTGTAGAGAAGACTATAGTGCATTTATTATAAGACGAACTTATGACACACAGACGAAAGTATCTGGGCTTAAATATTTTACAAGTGGGGCAGGACTTATATATTAACAAATTAAATGCTATTCCAGGCAAAAACCAGTCCGAAGTGCACTCACCTCAAGTGGGCAGCATCTGGAGGGCTCGAAACACCGGGAGGTGGTCctgctggtgctggaaACTCGTGCGAGGCGGCGGCACCAGTGTAATATTCTGGTGGAGCTTGGTTAAAGCCCTTTTCTCCAGTTCCAGCTGGATACTGACCCATAGGATATTGTCCCTGTTGAAATTGTCCTCGCGAGAACTGTCCCATTGGATAGTTCATTCCAGGTGGGGGTTGTCCCGGCGTATAGCCCTGTGGTGGTGCTCCAGCATAGTAATTGGCATTCATCTGGGCCGTCAATAGCCTCCTTCTCCGTCTTCTCATTAGAAAGTAATAGATACAAATCAGTACAAACAATGGGATAAGCAAGAGCAAGTACATGTAGTGCAGGGTATTTGTACCACCATCTCCGTAGTAAAAGATCATTCTCTTGTCAGCAACAACTGGCACTTTTGTTTAGCAAATTTCTAGGTGCAAGAAACCTCAATATTTTTCACGCAAATGCATCTCAAAATAAACGTGAGTCATTGAGACCGGTGAGAGTATTAGAGAGCTGAACATAAGAAGAGTCATTATTTTGAGAGGTTGGGCTATTTCTGGGAATACGGGGGGATCCTATTTGTGTTGTTATGATCAAAGAGATCATAATTTAGAAGGACTTATTTGGTGCGGCTCCCAAGAGGCTTTCAAGAGGCTTTGATTCGTAATTGAAATCATATCCGCGAACACGCAGATATGGGGACAAGATGAGACCCATGATATCATGGGAAAAAATCATGTCCATGCCTTGTATTAGTACAGTATTAATGCAATTGTAGCTATTAAGACTaatattttttttggaGATTTTTATCACGGTATTACCCACTCTTGAATACTTCTTCTAAGAATAGTGGTTTTTGCAATTTCTAAAAATTCATATTGGGTATTTCTGTGAAATATTTCAATATCTCTGAAGACCTGCTTTACTTTTGCAATAAATCAACCGAGTGTGAACAACTAAACCTCATAAAACAAAAACGGTAAACAAAGTTCTATTCCTCGAAATGCATGCAAATGTATTTTCTCTATGTAAAACGAGTCCTTATCCAAATATCACACAAGTAACCCTTTGATTTTTTCTTCGTCCGAATCACAGTCTGAGTCCGAGTCATAATCTGACTTCAAGTCAGCCTCCGTAGCTGGCCCACTTAGTAGCAAAGAGTCATTGACGTTCAATGTCGACATTATATCTTTGATTGTATTATAATCCGGTTCAGAATACCCAAAGCCTACATTCAACATTGGGTTTTGGATGCTGGTGGCACTCGATGAGTTCCCGCTTGATGGCCTTTCAAAAAATATGTTCACCGAGTCGTCTAGGACCGAGGCTCTTGTGTTGGTGCTAGACCCATCCATGTGTAAAGTAGAAGTGAGAAACTCCGGGGGAAATGCAAACGACAAGTCGGAAAAACTCACAGTCCATTTCTCTAAGATCGAAGACGCATTGGACTTTAACCAGATGCTTTTGTCGTGGCTGTGAATTCGTATAAGATTGTTTTCAAAAGAGATATCAGCGTTGGCCATCTCGCACACTAGAGCATTTTCCTTTGACTTCAAAACCACAATATAGTTCTCAAACAAGTAAACGGTGGCTTGGGTCcagtcttcttcttcaaggcaTCGCACTTGAAGCATATCAGCCAACCGCAAGGTTCCTAACTTTACTAGGGTCGTTAGAGTAATTTTCAGGTAGTTGCTCAAAAGATGCTGCAAAAGCTCGTCCTGCAACACCTCAAGCGAAATATACTTATGGGCATGCATTTGGATAGTATCATTGTTGGCGGTGGATTCGGTAATACTGGGGGATGGAGACCGTACCGAAGTCTGGTACGAGAGCCACAGCTCAACACGATCGAGGTGTGAGGGAAAATCAATAGGAGGGCCCAAATTCCTTGGGGTGTTGAAGTAGACTTCTGGTAGAGGTTCGTAGTTAGAGCGAGATTGGACGTAGCTAGTGCGCGATACGGGGGCACAACCAGGATTGGCGACGCCCACGCGAGGCTCGAGGTCGGCGCCCGCGCCGTGGCCCATAGCcccagaacttgaaatggctgcaaaagaTGCAAGCACCGCACTGTCTCTTCGAATAGCGTACGACCCACGCATCAACTGGGTTCTATCGTACTCCATGGACTTTACTATGGCAGAAGTAAGAAGTCGGTCGTGAAGGGAGGTATCGAGAAATTCAACTCGGTTACTGGATCCCAAGTGTTCACAGTATTCCCCTCGGCACCGGGGCAAGATCAAGTCTGCCAACCGAGAACGAGAAACCGTGAACGTCGACAGCTCTAACAGCTTGTTGACCGAGCACTCCACAGACACGTTCAAGCACTGCTCATGGATGAAGTCACCACATCTGAGCTCAATTATGTTCTCGTCTGCCAATTTTGTGTAGATCAACTCTTCGCAGATAAAGCATTTGCTCAGGCCAACTCCCGGGCGGTAGCGCGAGAATTGAGGCCGCAGCGGGAGATGCCCCGACAGATAGGGTTTGACGGGTGGGCCTTTCTTGGGGGTGGTGAATGGTGTGGTTGCGGATGAGGCTGTGGCTGCACTGGACATAAATGATGATGCACTTGAAAGTGGCAGGTGTGGTGAGCCCGAATAGTAGGGCTTGAGGGTGTGAATCGAGTCGTCACGACGCGCGGTGGGAAAAAAGGTGGTAGGGGTGGCGGTGAGTGAGAGCGGGCTGAGGGAGCTGGGGAATATGCTGGGTAGTAGCAGGTGGTCAGATACTAGTGGAGCTGGTTTTGAGAAGGCCCTGGTCAATTTCTGTTTGAATCTATGGCGGTGAGATACCGGGAGTGAGGTTGACGTTGGTGGGGCCACCAGGGATACTAGACTGGAAAGCATATTGTGGGAGTTGAGATTTGGGGAGATTTGGGATTTTATACAAAGATCCACTCCGCTGGTAATTTGCAGTCAATGTGGTACAAATAGAGCGGCTCAGGCTGGATCAAACACGCCCCGGAGATGGTTGGGAGCATGTCGGTATTCGCACACCCCGGACTCATTCCCCCGACCGGAGAGCACTTTCCCGCGTTGCGACAGCGAAAATTCAATCCTCTTTCCTATTTGTTTCCTTTTCAAACTACAGAGACATGATGTTTAATACCAGAGCTTCTCGTTCACTTGTGGGATCGGTGGGCATGGCCAAGAGAACCTTGGCTTCTGCTTCCACATCCGTTTCAATTGAGTTacctgcttcttctttcgAGGGTTACAACTTGGAAGTTCCGGAGTTATCGTTTGACACCGAAAAGGAAAACTTGTTACAGATGTACAAGGATATGGTGTCTA
Above is a window of Yamadazyma tenuis chromosome 1, complete sequence DNA encoding:
- a CDS encoding uncharacterized protein (EggNog:ENOG503NYTY; COG:O), producing the protein MLSSLVSSVAPPTSTSLPLIYTKLADENIIELRCGDFIHEQCLNVSVECSVNKSLESSTFTVSRSRLADLILPRCRGEYCEHLGSSNRVEFLDTSLHDRLLTSAIVKSMEYDRTQLMRGSYAIRRDSAVLASFAAISSSGAMGHGAGADLEPRVGVANPGCAPVSRTSYVQSRSNYEPLPEVYFNTPRNLGPPIDFPSHLDRVESWLSYQTSVRSPSPSITESTANNDTIQMHAHKYISLEVLQDELLQHLLSNYSKITLTTLVKLGTLRLADMLQVRCLEEEDWTQATVYLFENYIVVLKSKENALVCEMANADISFENNLIRIHSHDKSIWLKSNASSILEKWTVSFSDLSFAFPPEFLTSTLHMDGSSTNTRASVLDDSVNIFFERPSSGNSSSATSIQNPMLNVGFGYSEPDYNTIKDIMSTLNVNDSLLLSGPATEADLKSDYDSDSDCDSDEEKIKGLLV